A region from the Pseudomonas sp. KU26590 genome encodes:
- a CDS encoding ATP-binding cassette domain-containing protein yields the protein MTLLKFSDVSLAFGAMPLLDKVSWQIARGERVCIIGRNGTGKSSMLKLVKGIQMPDDGNVWRAPGLKIGELPQELPVADGRTVFDVVAEGLDGVGELLAQYHHLSQNIVTAEDLDKLMHVQSDLEARDGWRLQQLVDSTLSRLQLPADKTLAELSGGWRRRVLLAQALVSEPDLLMLDEPTNHLDIGAIAWLEEALKEFQGAVLFITHDRSFLQNLATRILELDRGGLIDWDGDYASFLVHKEAMLSAEETANALFDKRLAQEEVWIRQGIKARRTRNEGRVRALKALRVERSDRRERTGKANIQLDTADKSGKQVMVLDNVSFAHPGGPMLIKDFSMVLQREDRIGLLGANGTGKTTLLKLMLDNLQPTSGKVEVGTRLDVAYFDQLRHQLDLEKTVIDNVAEGRDFIDIDGQSRHVLSYLGDFLFSPQRARTPVKALSGGERARLLLAKLFSKPANLLVLDEPTNDLDVETLELLEEVLLTFKGTVLMVSHDRAFLDNVVTSTLVFEGEGKVREFVGGYQDWIRQGGSPRLLGVSDSKSGKSELANAVVQAAPVAAAEMPVAKKKLSYKLQRELEALPAQIDSVEVQMAALTAEMAEAGFYQRPAEQTTAVMAQLESLQGELDGLMERWAELDE from the coding sequence ATGACCCTGCTCAAATTCAGCGATGTGTCCCTTGCGTTCGGCGCCATGCCGTTGTTGGACAAGGTGTCCTGGCAAATCGCCCGTGGTGAGCGGGTCTGCATCATCGGCCGCAACGGCACTGGCAAATCAAGCATGTTGAAGCTCGTCAAGGGCATTCAGATGCCCGACGACGGCAATGTCTGGCGCGCGCCCGGCCTGAAGATCGGCGAGTTGCCCCAGGAGTTGCCGGTCGCTGACGGCCGTACCGTTTTCGACGTCGTTGCCGAAGGCCTGGATGGCGTGGGCGAGCTGCTCGCTCAGTATCACCACCTGAGCCAGAACATCGTCACCGCCGAAGACCTCGACAAGCTGATGCACGTGCAGTCGGACCTCGAAGCCCGTGACGGCTGGCGCCTCCAGCAGTTGGTGGACAGCACCCTCAGCCGTTTGCAACTACCCGCCGACAAGACCCTCGCCGAACTGTCCGGCGGCTGGCGTCGCCGCGTGTTGCTGGCCCAGGCGCTGGTTTCCGAGCCTGATCTGCTGATGCTCGACGAACCGACCAACCACCTGGACATCGGCGCGATTGCCTGGCTCGAAGAAGCGTTGAAGGAATTCCAGGGCGCGGTGTTGTTCATCACCCACGACCGTTCCTTCCTGCAAAACCTTGCCACGCGCATTCTCGAGCTCGACCGAGGCGGCCTGATCGACTGGGACGGCGACTACGCCAGCTTCCTGGTGCACAAGGAAGCCATGCTTTCGGCGGAAGAAACCGCCAACGCGCTGTTTGACAAGCGTCTGGCCCAGGAAGAAGTGTGGATCCGTCAGGGCATCAAGGCCCGTCGTACCCGTAACGAAGGCCGCGTGCGCGCCCTGAAGGCATTGCGCGTCGAGCGCAGTGACCGTCGCGAGCGCACCGGCAAGGCCAACATCCAGCTCGACACGGCGGACAAATCCGGCAAGCAGGTGATGGTGCTCGACAACGTTAGCTTCGCTCACCCGGGCGGCCCGATGCTGATCAAGGACTTCTCCATGGTCCTGCAGCGCGAGGACCGTATCGGTCTGCTCGGCGCCAACGGTACCGGCAAGACCACGCTGCTCAAGCTGATGCTCGACAACCTCCAGCCCACCAGTGGCAAGGTGGAAGTCGGCACCCGTCTGGACGTCGCCTACTTCGACCAGTTGCGTCACCAGCTCGATCTGGAAAAGACCGTCATCGACAACGTGGCCGAAGGCCGTGACTTCATCGACATCGACGGTCAGAGCCGCCATGTCCTCAGCTACCTGGGCGATTTCCTGTTCAGCCCGCAGCGGGCGCGGACGCCGGTCAAGGCGTTGTCGGGCGGCGAGCGCGCACGTCTGCTGCTCGCCAAGCTGTTCAGCAAGCCGGCCAACCTGCTGGTCCTCGACGAACCGACCAACGATCTCGACGTCGAGACCCTCGAGCTGCTCGAAGAGGTGCTGTTGACCTTCAAGGGCACCGTGCTGATGGTCAGCCACGACCGGGCATTCCTCGACAACGTCGTCACCAGCACCCTGGTGTTCGAAGGCGAGGGCAAGGTTCGCGAATTCGTCGGTGGCTATCAGGACTGGATTCGTCAGGGCGGCTCGCCGCGTCTGCTGGGCGTCAGTGACAGCAAGTCCGGCAAGTCCGAACTGGCCAATGCCGTGGTTCAGGCAGCACCCGTCGCGGCGGCAGAAATGCCCGTCGCGAAAAAGAAGCTCAGCTATAAGCTGCAACGCGAGCTGGAAGCGCTGCCTGCGCAGATCGACAGCGTTGAAGTGCAAATGGCTGCACTCACTGCCGAAATGGCCGAGGCCGGTTTCTATCAGCGTCCTGCGGAGCAAACCACAGCCGTCATGGCGCAGCTGGAAAGCCTGCAAGGCGAACTGGATGGCCTGATGGAGCGTTGGGCCGAGCTGGACGAGTGA
- a CDS encoding MOSC domain-containing protein has protein sequence MFHLSALYRYPLKSCMAESLQQARFDELGLSGDRRWMLVDEASGRFYSQRALPQMAQLSVLWKGDGVTLSAPGLGSLDVPVPVDEEANLRGITIWRDSFRVPDAGEDAARWVSALVGKPTRLVHVPKERARGLPSGYGAIEDRVGFADGFPLLLIGQSSLDDLSQKVGRPLEMLRFRPNLVVSGAEAFAEDGWKRIRIGDVELRVLKPCSRCILTTLDPATGERSADREPMTTLKTYREREGEIWFGQNLVSDGPGVVEVGMEVEVLE, from the coding sequence ATGTTTCACCTCAGCGCACTGTATCGGTACCCCCTCAAATCCTGCATGGCCGAGTCGCTGCAGCAGGCCCGTTTCGATGAATTGGGCCTGAGTGGCGATCGTCGCTGGATGCTGGTGGATGAAGCCAGTGGGCGCTTTTACAGCCAGCGCGCGCTGCCGCAGATGGCGCAGCTGTCGGTGCTGTGGAAGGGTGACGGCGTAACGCTGTCGGCCCCGGGACTGGGCAGTCTGGATGTGCCGGTGCCGGTCGATGAAGAGGCCAATCTGCGCGGCATCACGATCTGGCGCGACAGTTTTCGGGTGCCGGACGCCGGCGAGGACGCGGCGCGTTGGGTCAGTGCCTTGGTGGGCAAGCCGACGCGGCTGGTGCATGTGCCGAAAGAGCGCGCCCGCGGGTTACCTTCCGGCTACGGGGCGATTGAAGACAGGGTCGGGTTTGCTGACGGTTTCCCATTGTTGTTGATCGGGCAGTCGTCGCTGGACGACTTATCCCAGAAGGTGGGGCGTCCGCTGGAGATGCTGCGGTTTCGCCCCAATCTGGTGGTCTCCGGTGCCGAGGCGTTCGCGGAGGATGGCTGGAAGCGGATTCGGATCGGCGACGTTGAATTGCGCGTGTTGAAGCCCTGCTCGCGGTGCATCCTGACGACGCTGGATCCGGCAACGGGTGAACGCAGCGCGGATCGTGAACCGATGACCACGCTGAAGACGTATCGGGAGCGGGAAGGGGAGATCTGGTTCGGGCAGAATCTGGTCAGCGACGGGCCAGGAGTGGTCGAGGTGGGAATGGAGGTTGAGGTGCTGGAATAG
- a CDS encoding chemotaxis protein CheV — translation MAGILDTVDQRTQLVGENRLEILMFRLAGRQLFAINVFKVQEVLQLPKLTLMPQRHPFVCGVVNLRGQTLPVIDLSQAIGMRPLVPGPSSTIIVTEYNRSVQAFLVGGVDRIVNMNWEAILPPPTSAGRQHYLTAISKVDDQLVEIIDVEKVLAEIVPYSAKVSRDKLDDPVLAQAIGREVLLVDDSNVALSQLRDTLGQLGVKMHIARDGLKALNLLKSWADAGEVMTEKLLMVFTDAEMPEMDGYRLTTEIRNDPRLRGLYVVLHTSLSGSFNESMVKKVGCDNFLSKFQPDKLVDVVRERLMLDN, via the coding sequence CATTCTCGACACAGTAGACCAACGTACACAGCTGGTAGGTGAGAACCGCCTGGAAATCCTCATGTTCCGCCTGGCCGGCCGACAGTTGTTCGCGATCAACGTATTCAAGGTTCAGGAAGTCCTGCAACTGCCCAAGCTGACGCTCATGCCCCAGCGTCATCCGTTCGTGTGCGGCGTGGTCAACCTGCGCGGCCAGACCCTGCCGGTCATCGACCTGTCCCAGGCCATCGGCATGCGTCCGCTGGTGCCGGGCCCTTCGAGCACGATCATCGTCACCGAATACAACCGCTCGGTTCAGGCGTTTCTGGTAGGCGGCGTCGACCGCATCGTCAACATGAACTGGGAGGCGATCCTGCCGCCACCGACCAGCGCCGGGCGTCAGCACTACCTGACCGCCATCAGCAAGGTCGACGACCAGTTGGTGGAAATCATCGACGTGGAGAAAGTCCTCGCCGAAATCGTGCCGTACAGCGCCAAGGTCTCCCGCGACAAGCTGGACGACCCAGTCCTCGCCCAGGCCATTGGCCGCGAAGTGCTGCTGGTGGACGACTCCAACGTGGCGCTTTCGCAGTTGCGCGACACGCTGGGTCAGCTCGGCGTGAAGATGCACATCGCCCGTGACGGGCTGAAAGCCCTGAACCTGCTCAAGAGCTGGGCGGACGCCGGCGAGGTCATGACCGAAAAGCTGTTGATGGTCTTCACCGACGCCGAGATGCCGGAAATGGACGGCTACCGCCTGACCACGGAAATCCGCAACGACCCACGTCTGCGCGGCCTCTATGTGGTGCTGCATACCTCGCTGTCCGGGAGCTTCAACGAGTCCATGGTCAAGAAGGTCGGCTGCGACAACTTCCTCTCCAAATTCCAGCCGGACAAGCTGGTCGACGTGGTCCGCGAGCGGCTCATGCTCGACAACTGA
- a CDS encoding universal stress protein: protein MSYEHILVAVDLTEECDPVIKKAMALALAGHSKLSLVHIVEPMAMAFGGDVPMDLSQLQQQQFDQAKEKLEKLKLKYPDVKTGDSHLTYGQPRQEIHNLAKEYGVDLIVVGSHGRHGLSLLLGSTANDVLHGAPCDVLAVRLVKRVD from the coding sequence ATGTCCTATGAACATATCCTGGTAGCCGTGGACCTCACTGAAGAGTGCGATCCGGTTATCAAAAAAGCCATGGCGCTGGCGTTGGCCGGCCACTCCAAGCTTTCGCTGGTGCACATCGTCGAACCCATGGCCATGGCCTTCGGTGGCGATGTTCCCATGGACCTGTCGCAGCTGCAGCAACAGCAGTTCGATCAGGCCAAGGAAAAACTGGAAAAGCTGAAACTGAAATACCCTGACGTGAAAACCGGCGACAGCCATCTGACCTACGGCCAGCCGCGTCAGGAAATCCACAACCTGGCGAAGGAATACGGTGTCGACTTGATCGTTGTCGGCAGCCACGGCCGTCATGGCCTGTCTCTGCTGCTCGGCTCCACCGCCAATGACGTGCTGCACGGCGCACCGTGCGACGTACTGGCCGTACGACTGGTCAAGCGCGTGGACTGA
- a CDS encoding transglycosylase SLT domain-containing protein, whose amino-acid sequence MRSRFFSLLSCLLLSATAAQSVQAVDLTTQRQYYDEAKRALAKGDGGPYRTYAAALADYPLEPYLAYDELTARLNSASDEEVEKFFAEHGDLPQANYMKLRWLRLLASRGDWQPFVKYYDPKLNFVELDCLYGSYQLSHNQRAEGYANAEKTWMTGKTLPATCDTFFTQWAVEGQLTEQKRWQRAKLAAQGRNYALATQLVNSMTTLAPQGRLLIAVAQKPEMVNNQGQFMPADEAMSDVVGLGLRRLAKQDPQRAMELLDSYAPVLHFSHEEQVQIAKEIGLTLARSYDGRALEVMTKYDPDLRDNTVTEWRLRLLLRLGRWSDAYELTRRLPQDLATTNRWRYWQARSLELAQPNSPLLPGLYKAVAKERDFYGFLAADRIQTPYMLNNKPLVMSQALMTKVRNTPGVRRALEFYDRGQIVDGRREWYHVTRRFSRDEMVAQAKLAYDMHWYFPAIRTISQAQYWDDLDIRFPMAHRDTLVREAQIRGLHSSWVFAITRQESAFMDDARSGVGAAGLMQLMPATAKETARKFSIPLASPAQVLDPDKNIQLGAAYLSQVHAQFNGNRVLASAAYNAGPGRVRQWLRGANHLAFDVWVESIPFDETRQYVQNVLSYAVIYGQKLNSPQPLVDWHERFFDDL is encoded by the coding sequence ATGCGCAGTCGTTTCTTCAGCCTTTTGTCCTGCCTGCTTCTGTCGGCCACCGCTGCCCAGTCCGTCCAAGCGGTCGATCTCACCACCCAGCGTCAGTATTACGATGAAGCCAAACGGGCTTTGGCCAAGGGCGACGGCGGCCCTTATCGCACCTATGCCGCGGCGCTGGCGGATTATCCCCTTGAGCCGTATCTGGCCTACGACGAACTCACCGCACGCCTGAACAGCGCGAGTGACGAGGAAGTCGAGAAATTCTTCGCCGAGCATGGCGACCTGCCGCAAGCCAACTATATGAAGTTGCGCTGGCTGCGACTGCTGGCGTCACGCGGTGACTGGCAGCCCTTCGTCAAGTATTACGACCCCAAGCTGAATTTCGTCGAACTCGACTGCCTGTACGGCTCGTATCAGCTCAGCCACAATCAGCGCGCTGAAGGCTATGCCAACGCCGAGAAAACCTGGATGACCGGCAAGACGCTGCCGGCGACCTGCGATACGTTCTTCACCCAGTGGGCGGTCGAAGGTCAGTTGACCGAGCAGAAACGCTGGCAGCGCGCCAAGCTCGCCGCGCAAGGGCGCAACTACGCGCTGGCCACTCAACTGGTCAACAGCATGACCACCCTGGCGCCCCAGGGCCGTTTGCTGATTGCGGTGGCGCAGAAGCCGGAGATGGTCAATAACCAGGGCCAGTTCATGCCCGCCGACGAGGCCATGTCCGATGTGGTCGGGCTGGGCCTGCGTCGCCTCGCCAAGCAGGACCCGCAGCGGGCGATGGAACTGCTCGACAGTTACGCGCCGGTGCTGCATTTCTCCCACGAAGAACAGGTTCAGATCGCCAAGGAAATCGGCCTGACCCTCGCCCGCAGTTATGACGGCCGCGCCCTTGAGGTCATGACCAAGTACGACCCGGACCTGCGCGACAACACCGTCACCGAATGGCGCCTGCGCCTGTTGCTGCGACTGGGTCGCTGGAGTGACGCCTATGAGCTGACCCGTCGTCTGCCCCAGGACCTCGCCACCACGAATCGCTGGCGTTATTGGCAGGCCCGCTCCCTGGAACTGGCCCAGCCCAATAGCCCGCTGCTGCCGGGGTTGTACAAGGCGGTGGCGAAGGAGCGCGATTTCTACGGTTTCCTCGCCGCTGACCGCATTCAGACGCCGTACATGCTCAACAATAAGCCGCTGGTGATGAGTCAGGCGCTCATGACCAAGGTGCGCAACACCCCGGGCGTGCGCCGCGCGCTGGAGTTTTATGACCGCGGGCAGATCGTCGACGGCCGTCGCGAGTGGTACCACGTCACCCGTCGTTTCAGCCGGGACGAAATGGTTGCCCAGGCCAAGCTGGCCTACGACATGCACTGGTACTTCCCGGCCATTCGCACCATCAGCCAGGCACAGTACTGGGACGACCTCGACATCCGTTTCCCGATGGCCCACCGCGACACCCTGGTGCGTGAAGCACAGATTCGCGGACTGCATTCAAGCTGGGTGTTTGCGATCACGCGACAGGAAAGCGCCTTCATGGACGACGCCCGCTCCGGCGTCGGTGCCGCAGGCTTGATGCAACTGATGCCTGCGACCGCCAAAGAGACCGCGCGCAAATTCAGCATTCCGCTCGCCTCGCCGGCGCAAGTGCTCGATCCAGACAAGAACATCCAGCTCGGCGCCGCGTACCTGAGCCAGGTCCATGCGCAGTTCAACGGCAACCGGGTACTGGCTTCGGCGGCGTATAACGCAGGCCCGGGACGTGTACGGCAGTGGTTGCGAGGCGCCAATCACCTGGCCTTCGACGTCTGGGTCGAGAGCATTCCGTTCGACGAGACCCGCCAGTACGTGCAGAACGTGCTGTCGTATGCGGTGATCTACGGCCAGAAGCTCAATTCACCGCAGCCGCTGGTGGACTGGCATGAACGGTTCTTTGATGATTTGTAA